A genomic window from Parvularcula sp. LCG005 includes:
- a CDS encoding TerC family protein, giving the protein MTDIFSLDGLFTVSNFFTLLMLILLQAVLGFDNLLYITIESRRVEASRQRFVRRMGILVAIGFRIILLFGILLLFSALGEPLFNINLGNVIQAEVTFRAIVTLFGGAFIIWTAIKEIFHMLSVDHLEHSETADKRSVASAITLIVIMNLVFSFDSLLSAVALSDTFLLVATAIIIGGVMMVWLSDHVARFLEQNRAYEVLGLFILLVVGVLLVTDGGHLAHLELFGYEVQAMSKASFYFVIFVIVCVSVVQSKYRNKLMAQRDEAARMGIPTTEPDVGLMQKPKAKATTPGM; this is encoded by the coding sequence GTGACCGATATTTTCTCCCTCGACGGCCTGTTTACGGTCTCCAATTTCTTCACCCTTCTGATGCTGATCCTGCTTCAGGCGGTGCTGGGGTTCGACAACCTGCTTTATATCACGATTGAGAGCCGTCGGGTCGAGGCGAGCCGCCAACGCTTTGTCCGGCGGATGGGCATCCTTGTTGCTATCGGCTTTCGGATCATCCTCCTGTTCGGCATCCTCCTGTTGTTCTCCGCGCTGGGGGAGCCGCTGTTCAATATTAATCTGGGCAATGTCATCCAAGCTGAAGTCACGTTCCGTGCGATCGTGACCCTGTTCGGTGGTGCCTTCATCATCTGGACGGCCATCAAGGAAATCTTCCACATGCTGTCCGTCGACCATCTCGAACACTCCGAAACCGCGGACAAGCGGTCGGTAGCCTCGGCGATCACCCTGATCGTGATCATGAATCTGGTCTTCAGCTTTGACAGCCTGCTTTCCGCGGTTGCCCTGTCTGACACCTTCCTGCTGGTCGCCACGGCCATCATCATCGGCGGAGTAATGATGGTGTGGCTGTCCGATCATGTGGCCCGCTTCCTTGAGCAGAACCGCGCCTATGAGGTCCTGGGTCTGTTCATCCTGCTGGTCGTTGGCGTGCTGCTGGTGACGGATGGCGGTCACCTCGCCCATCTTGAGCTGTTCGGATACGAGGTTCAGGCGATGTCGAAGGCCAGCTTCTATTTCGTCATCTTCGTGATCGTCTGCGTGTCGGTGGTGCAGTCGAAATACCGCAACAAGCTGATGGCCCAACGCGATGAGGCAGCGCGCATGGGCATTCCGACAACGGAGCCCGATGTCGGCCTGATGCAGAAACCAAAGGCCAAGGCCACGACGCCCGGTATGTAG
- a CDS encoding S41 family peptidase encodes MTIESHRSARLSPKRFKGAGSVSALAAAALAGSAVTAAFLTAGFARTGFNAETFRQLDLFGEIFEQVHENYVSDPDDKVLIEGAINGMLTNLDPHSSYMPPEDFDRMQEQTRGTFAGLGIQVSLETQGAGKGLVKVISPIDDTPAARAGIEPGDLVYEIDGESVFGMTLDDAIGLMKGTRGTSVQLKVIREDVGEPLEFDLVRDIITVNPVVSRMEEGDIGYVRLTGFTAQTDRKMREAITQLESEAPNGLKGIVLDLRNNPGGLLDQAVAVSDAFLEGGEIVSTRGRRTKDSMREVGEQDQMVKNVPIVVLVNGGSASASEIVAGALQDRNRALLLGTKTFGKGSVQTVLPLQNGLNGALRLTTARYYTPSGRSIQAQGIVPDIVMPITRPGQDTPDQRRREADLRGALDVTTDEAKPDPEVEKAPSTGPTTSQQILLDGQKDLKAKEQAEENATALFVEPTECPLEEDCQLNRAKELLMDRQTYGQLLSDARLIER; translated from the coding sequence ATGACCATTGAAAGCCACCGTTCCGCCCGCCTGTCGCCAAAACGCTTTAAAGGTGCGGGGTCAGTTTCTGCACTGGCAGCTGCGGCATTGGCCGGGAGTGCTGTCACCGCTGCGTTTTTGACAGCCGGTTTCGCGCGAACGGGCTTCAATGCTGAAACGTTCCGCCAACTTGATCTGTTCGGTGAGATTTTCGAGCAGGTGCACGAGAATTACGTCTCGGACCCTGACGACAAGGTTCTGATCGAGGGTGCCATCAATGGCATGCTGACCAATCTCGATCCGCATTCGAGCTACATGCCGCCCGAAGATTTCGACCGGATGCAGGAGCAGACCCGCGGTACTTTCGCTGGTCTTGGGATCCAGGTCTCTCTGGAAACCCAAGGCGCCGGCAAGGGCCTTGTGAAGGTGATCTCGCCAATCGACGATACACCGGCCGCCCGCGCGGGTATCGAGCCGGGCGATCTCGTCTACGAAATCGACGGCGAAAGTGTCTTCGGCATGACGCTCGATGATGCCATCGGCCTGATGAAGGGCACGCGCGGCACGTCGGTACAGCTGAAAGTGATCCGCGAGGATGTTGGCGAGCCGCTCGAATTCGATCTCGTGCGTGACATCATCACCGTGAACCCGGTCGTCTCCCGCATGGAAGAGGGTGACATCGGCTATGTCCGTCTGACCGGCTTTACGGCCCAGACGGACCGCAAGATGCGCGAAGCGATCACGCAGCTGGAAAGCGAAGCGCCGAACGGTCTGAAGGGGATCGTTCTGGATCTGCGCAACAACCCAGGTGGCCTTCTCGATCAGGCGGTCGCCGTGTCCGATGCTTTTCTTGAAGGCGGCGAGATCGTCTCCACGCGTGGTCGCCGCACGAAAGATTCGATGCGCGAGGTCGGTGAGCAGGATCAGATGGTCAAGAATGTGCCCATCGTCGTGCTCGTGAATGGCGGCTCGGCATCGGCCTCCGAAATCGTGGCCGGCGCGCTGCAGGATCGAAATCGCGCGCTCCTTCTGGGGACCAAGACCTTTGGTAAGGGATCGGTGCAGACCGTGCTGCCGCTGCAGAACGGTCTCAATGGCGCCCTTCGTCTGACCACCGCGCGGTATTACACGCCGTCGGGCCGCTCGATCCAGGCGCAGGGCATCGTTCCTGATATTGTCATGCCGATCACTCGTCCGGGTCAGGACACGCCCGATCAGCGTCGCCGTGAAGCCGACCTGCGCGGCGCTCTCGACGTGACGACGGACGAGGCCAAGCCCGATCCGGAAGTGGAGAAAGCACCAAGCACGGGGCCAACCACTTCCCAGCAGATCCTGCTCGACGGTCAGAAGGATCTGAAAGCCAAGGAGCAGGCTGAAGAGAACGCGACGGCCCTGTTTGTTGAGCCAACGGAATGTCCGCTTGAAGAAGACTGCCAGCTGAACCGTGCGAAAGAGCTTCTGATGGATCGTCAGACCTATGGTCAGCTTCTGTCCGATGCGCGGCTGATTGAACGCTGA
- a CDS encoding murein hydrolase activator EnvC family protein encodes MGLRRYLVSFMLMAVAALTCASAQEGQTAEEAERLRRIEDQMRQNARDAAALREKTEAAEQALANLKSRIVTIAESLQDAEGRATALEDSLASLSAEEEIASADLKARQTAMSNVLAALQSLERSRPPALAVSPDDATDAAVAAIALSAVTPELQAEAKALREQLDRIADIRARQARERQELDRTESALSERRRLLEDALSQREAAHARDRARLAQIEEEDRKLAQEATTLRDLIAGIAARPSRVVPRPEAPTGGPEIYANLPSRFSAALSALPLPAAGRITSGFGVTQEGGGRSEDITLSTRPGAIVTAPFGGRVVWAAPVGRLGNIVIIDVGDDYRLVLVGLGTLDVTRDDVVRAGEPLGSMDRGGPGALRFQIRRNNVPINPAPWLISSIR; translated from the coding sequence ATGGGTCTGAGACGGTATCTGGTGTCATTCATGCTGATGGCGGTCGCGGCGCTGACATGCGCTTCGGCGCAGGAAGGGCAGACGGCTGAAGAAGCTGAACGCCTGCGCCGGATTGAAGATCAGATGCGCCAGAATGCGCGGGACGCGGCGGCACTGCGCGAGAAGACCGAAGCTGCAGAACAGGCGCTGGCCAATCTGAAATCCAGAATCGTGACCATTGCCGAGAGCCTTCAGGATGCTGAGGGCCGAGCCACCGCGCTTGAGGACAGTCTCGCCTCCCTGTCGGCGGAAGAAGAAATTGCAAGCGCAGACCTCAAGGCGCGCCAGACGGCGATGAGCAATGTTCTCGCCGCGCTCCAGTCCCTTGAACGTTCTCGCCCACCGGCGCTGGCGGTCTCTCCCGACGACGCGACGGATGCTGCGGTTGCCGCCATCGCCCTGTCTGCCGTGACGCCGGAGCTGCAGGCGGAAGCCAAGGCGTTGCGCGAGCAGCTTGACCGCATTGCCGACATCCGCGCCCGCCAGGCACGGGAGCGGCAGGAACTTGATCGCACCGAATCCGCCCTGTCCGAACGGCGGCGGCTGCTGGAAGACGCCCTGAGCCAGCGCGAGGCGGCCCATGCCCGGGACCGGGCGCGACTGGCACAGATCGAAGAGGAAGATCGCAAGCTGGCGCAAGAAGCCACAACCTTGCGAGACCTGATCGCAGGCATCGCAGCACGGCCAAGCCGCGTGGTGCCGCGGCCTGAGGCGCCAACCGGTGGCCCGGAAATTTACGCCAATCTTCCAAGCCGCTTTAGCGCGGCGTTGTCCGCCCTGCCGCTGCCCGCCGCCGGGCGCATCACATCCGGTTTCGGCGTGACCCAGGAGGGCGGTGGCCGGTCCGAAGATATCACCCTGTCAACGCGGCCGGGCGCCATCGTCACGGCGCCCTTCGGCGGGCGCGTTGTGTGGGCTGCCCCCGTGGGGCGTCTTGGAAATATCGTGATCATCGACGTTGGAGACGATTACCGCCTGGTGCTGGTCGGACTTGGCACGCTGGACGTGACGCGTGATGATGTGGTGCGCGCCGGTGAGCCTTTGGGCAGTATGGACAGAGGTGGGCCGGGTGCGCTTCGTTTTCAGATCCGCCGCAATAATGTTCCCATCAACCCCGCGCCATGGCTGATTTCTTCAATACGCTAG
- a CDS encoding 23S rRNA (pseudouridine(1915)-N(3))-methyltransferase RlmH, whose translation MGPGNLHDGYDQRFCAADRRLWRRVGGLRLFGLHLAVVGKDARSPHSLLTDQYLGRAQDLARGLGIDGPSLSVVEAPRALSGVARQDKEAWLLLNAVPQQGPVVVLDEAGKNLSSREIAALIEQRRDQGAPAMTFFIGGADGFVSDFQDRLAGRPVTKIAFGRATWPHMLVRAMIAEQLYRAMTLLTGHPYHRD comes from the coding sequence CTGGGCCCCGGAAATCTTCACGACGGATACGACCAGCGATTTTGCGCCGCAGACCGACGCCTTTGGCGACGCGTCGGAGGATTAAGGCTGTTTGGCCTGCATTTAGCGGTCGTGGGTAAGGATGCCCGCTCACCGCACTCTCTCCTGACGGATCAATATCTGGGCCGGGCGCAGGACCTTGCGCGCGGCCTTGGCATTGATGGGCCTTCGCTCAGCGTTGTGGAGGCCCCGCGTGCGCTGTCGGGCGTTGCGCGGCAGGACAAGGAAGCCTGGTTGCTCCTGAACGCCGTGCCGCAGCAGGGGCCGGTGGTCGTCCTCGACGAAGCGGGCAAGAACCTTTCGAGCCGGGAGATCGCAGCGCTGATTGAGCAGCGGCGTGATCAGGGGGCGCCGGCCATGACATTCTTCATCGGCGGCGCAGACGGATTCGTGTCCGATTTCCAGGACCGGCTCGCAGGCCGTCCGGTGACCAAAATCGCTTTCGGTCGTGCCACCTGGCCGCACATGCTGGTCCGGGCAATGATCGCAGAACAATTGTACCGCGCCATGACTCTGTTAACTGGCCATCCCTATCACCGGGATTAA
- the rsfS gene encoding ribosome silencing factor, with protein MNSLNNETASSDPQEILSLVLQRLDDDQAENIVKIDLEGKSDVADALIIASGRSQRHVGAMADKIQRELKEAGYGKVAVEGLPACDWVLIDAGDVIVHLFRPEVRGFYNLERIWAPEIFTTDTTSDFAPQTDAFGDASED; from the coding sequence ATGAATTCACTCAACAACGAAACAGCATCGTCAGACCCACAGGAAATCCTGTCGCTTGTTCTTCAGCGCCTTGACGACGATCAGGCTGAGAACATTGTCAAAATCGATCTTGAAGGCAAATCCGATGTCGCCGACGCGCTGATTATCGCGTCCGGGCGCTCGCAGCGTCACGTCGGGGCGATGGCAGACAAGATCCAGCGCGAATTGAAAGAAGCCGGTTACGGCAAGGTGGCGGTCGAAGGACTGCCGGCCTGTGACTGGGTATTGATTGATGCCGGCGATGTAATCGTCCATCTCTTCCGGCCTGAAGTTCGCGGGTTTTATAACCTTGAGCGGATCTGGGCCCCGGAAATCTTCACGACGGATACGACCAGCGATTTTGCGCCGCAGACCGACGCCTTTGGCGACGCGTCGGAGGATTAA
- a CDS encoding nicotinate-nucleotide adenylyltransferase, translating to MVPTPDTAKGLKIGLLGGSFNPAHQGHLDLTSAARRIIGLDQVWWLVTPQNPLKEAKDYAPLPERLAGARAVAGGRPWLRVTDIEDKMGTRYTVDTLKELTKRFTQSHFVWLMGADSLASFHRWRQWEQILSTMPVAVISRPGHDLAALKSPAARAYAGYRMRPDAVALLPLSAAPAWAFLPIAHNPISSTALRTSKQTL from the coding sequence ATGGTACCGACCCCTGATACGGCAAAAGGCCTTAAAATCGGCCTTCTGGGTGGATCATTCAATCCGGCCCATCAGGGGCATCTGGACCTGACGTCGGCCGCCCGCCGTATTATAGGGCTCGACCAGGTCTGGTGGCTGGTCACGCCGCAAAACCCCCTCAAAGAAGCAAAAGACTACGCGCCGCTGCCGGAGCGCCTTGCCGGCGCGAGGGCGGTGGCGGGGGGCCGACCATGGCTGCGGGTGACCGACATCGAAGACAAGATGGGCACGCGCTACACGGTGGATACGCTCAAGGAACTGACGAAGCGGTTTACCCAGAGCCATTTCGTATGGCTGATGGGCGCTGACAGTCTGGCCAGTTTTCATCGCTGGCGGCAGTGGGAGCAGATATTGTCGACGATGCCTGTGGCGGTGATCAGTCGTCCTGGACATGATCTGGCGGCGCTGAAAAGCCCGGCGGCGCGGGCCTATGCGGGCTACCGAATGCGGCCTGACGCGGTGGCGCTCTTGCCGCTGTCCGCGGCGCCTGCCTGGGCCTTCTTGCCGATTGCTCATAATCCGATCAGCTCGACCGCGCTAAGGACATCCAAACAGACCCTTTAG
- a CDS encoding NAD-dependent epimerase/dehydratase family protein, producing MAILVTGAAGFIGHYTVKALLDRGEQVIGVDSLNDYYDPALKRARLDNIGENKAFTFVEGDIADGALAALPVTPTGIIHLAAQAGVRYSIDNPRAYAKANLTGHTEVLELARALQVKCVYASSSSVYGGNTKTPFSEEDRTDDPVSFYGATKKSDELLSQSYARLYGLPLVGLRFFTVYGPMGRPDMAYWMFTDKILKGEPIRIFNQGKMGRDFTYVDDIVTGVLAAYDRPLAVPDGMPTHRIYNLGNDNPEELMTLVTTIEDKLGLDAEKIFEPMQQGDVERTWADISRARSELGYDPKTGLEEGLDRFVHWFRDFYNR from the coding sequence ATGGCCATCCTCGTCACGGGCGCCGCCGGCTTTATCGGCCACTATACCGTCAAGGCCCTTCTCGATCGCGGAGAACAGGTCATCGGTGTCGACAGCCTCAACGATTATTACGACCCGGCCCTGAAACGGGCCCGTCTGGACAATATCGGGGAGAACAAGGCGTTCACCTTCGTCGAAGGCGATATTGCCGACGGCGCCCTCGCCGCCCTGCCCGTCACCCCCACCGGGATCATCCACCTCGCCGCCCAGGCCGGTGTCCGTTATTCCATCGACAATCCGCGCGCCTACGCCAAGGCCAATCTGACCGGCCATACGGAAGTGCTGGAGCTGGCCCGCGCCCTGCAGGTCAAATGCGTCTATGCCTCCTCAAGCTCGGTCTATGGCGGAAACACCAAGACCCCGTTTTCCGAGGAGGATCGCACCGACGATCCCGTATCGTTCTATGGCGCCACCAAGAAATCAGACGAACTGCTTTCCCAGTCCTATGCGCGGCTATATGGCCTGCCGCTGGTGGGCTTACGGTTTTTCACCGTCTATGGCCCCATGGGTCGGCCGGACATGGCCTATTGGATGTTCACGGACAAAATTCTGAAAGGCGAGCCGATCCGCATCTTCAATCAGGGCAAGATGGGCCGGGACTTCACCTATGTGGACGATATCGTCACCGGCGTTCTGGCTGCGTATGACCGCCCACTGGCGGTGCCGGACGGTATGCCGACGCATCGGATCTATAATCTGGGCAATGACAATCCCGAAGAGCTGATGACCCTCGTCACCACCATTGAGGACAAGCTGGGGCTGGACGCTGAGAAAATTTTCGAGCCTATGCAGCAAGGCGACGTAGAGCGGACCTGGGCGGATATCAGCCGCGCGCGATCAGAGCTTGGCTATGACCCGAAAACCGGGCTTGAAGAGGGGCTCGACCGCTTCGTCCACTGGTTCCGGGACTTCTACAACCGCTAA
- the folD gene encoding bifunctional methylenetetrahydrofolate dehydrogenase/methenyltetrahydrofolate cyclohydrolase FolD, which produces MTATLIDGKAIAAQLRVRVAEAASALKTPLARAPGLAVILVGEDPASQVYVRNKAKQTREAGMESFEFKLPAESAQEAVERLIQDLNADDRVDGILLQLPLPSHLNSDAAIALIDPEKDVDGLTEVNAGRVLLGRKGLVACTPQGSVILAKSHLGDLSGKHAVVIGRSILVGKPLSMLLQAENCTVTMAHSRTKDLPDICRQADILCAAVGRPEMIHGDWIKPGATVIDVGINRVDGEGGKSRLVGDVAFDEAVEVAGAITPVPGGVGPMTIACLLRNTVLAAARRHGLDDPSV; this is translated from the coding sequence ATGACAGCCACGCTGATTGACGGGAAAGCCATTGCTGCCCAGCTGCGCGTGCGCGTCGCCGAGGCGGCCAGCGCGCTGAAAACGCCGCTGGCCCGCGCGCCCGGACTGGCCGTCATTCTCGTGGGGGAAGATCCTGCCAGCCAGGTCTATGTCCGCAACAAGGCCAAGCAGACCCGCGAGGCGGGGATGGAAAGCTTTGAGTTCAAGCTGCCGGCAGAGAGCGCGCAAGAGGCTGTTGAGCGCCTCATCCAGGACCTCAATGCTGATGATCGCGTGGACGGCATTCTCCTGCAGCTGCCGCTGCCAAGCCATCTGAACAGCGACGCGGCCATTGCCCTGATTGATCCTGAGAAGGACGTAGACGGCCTGACCGAGGTCAATGCTGGCCGCGTGTTGCTCGGTCGGAAGGGACTCGTCGCCTGTACCCCGCAGGGCTCCGTCATTCTTGCCAAGAGCCATCTAGGTGACCTGAGCGGCAAGCATGCGGTGGTAATTGGTCGGTCGATCCTTGTGGGCAAGCCGCTCTCCATGCTGCTGCAGGCGGAGAACTGCACCGTCACCATGGCGCATTCCCGGACGAAGGATCTGCCTGATATCTGTCGTCAGGCGGATATTCTCTGCGCGGCTGTAGGTCGGCCAGAAATGATCCACGGCGACTGGATCAAGCCCGGTGCCACGGTGATCGATGTGGGGATCAATCGCGTCGACGGCGAGGGCGGCAAAAGCCGTCTGGTGGGCGATGTGGCCTTTGACGAGGCAGTGGAAGTCGCCGGAGCGATCACCCCGGTGCCCGGCGGCGTCGGGCCAATGACCATCGCCTGCCTGCTGCGCAACACCGTCCTAGCGGCGGCACGGCGGCATGGTTTGGACGATCCGTCGGTTTAG
- a CDS encoding YggT family protein: protein MAVIEYIVFALIDLYVLILLVSIIASWLIAFGVINNNNNVVRSILQTCYALTEPALRPIRNLLPNMGGIDISPIILFIALRALKIGLNTYIFYPAMNRGL, encoded by the coding sequence GTGGCCGTCATCGAATATATCGTATTCGCGTTGATCGATCTTTATGTGCTGATCCTGCTGGTCTCGATCATCGCCAGCTGGCTGATCGCTTTCGGCGTGATCAACAATAACAATAATGTTGTCCGCTCGATCCTGCAGACCTGTTATGCGCTGACGGAGCCGGCCTTGCGGCCGATCCGGAATCTGCTGCCCAATATGGGCGGCATCGATATATCGCCGATCATTCTTTTTATCGCTTTGCGAGCGCTCAAGATCGGCCTGAATACCTACATATTTTATCCCGCCATGAATCGGGGACTCTAA
- a CDS encoding YceI family protein: MKTLLLAALASTSFTAAAFAADDHMEANGLAAIASGTYEIDKSHGYVNFTYNHMGLSNPILSFTDVDATVQLVADDPTKSTLMVDIDPSSVSTGVEVFNGHLTGEDWLNVAEYDDITFKSTSLTMTDAENGTLTGDLTLKGVTKPVTLDVTLNGAKKHPMKNIDAFGITATGTIMRSEFGLGAYVPAVSDEVELMISAEFLKAE, encoded by the coding sequence ATGAAAACGCTTCTTCTCGCTGCCCTCGCCTCAACGTCATTCACTGCGGCTGCCTTTGCAGCCGATGACCACATGGAGGCCAATGGCCTCGCCGCAATCGCATCCGGCACCTATGAAATCGACAAGAGCCATGGCTATGTCAACTTCACCTACAACCATATGGGCCTGTCGAACCCGATCCTCAGCTTCACTGATGTTGACGCAACGGTACAGCTCGTCGCCGATGATCCAACGAAATCCACGCTGATGGTCGATATCGACCCAAGCTCTGTCAGCACCGGCGTTGAAGTGTTCAACGGCCACCTGACCGGCGAAGACTGGCTTAACGTCGCCGAGTATGACGACATCACCTTCAAATCGACCAGCCTGACGATGACCGATGCCGAGAACGGCACCCTGACCGGTGACCTGACCCTGAAAGGCGTCACCAAGCCTGTCACGCTCGACGTCACCCTCAATGGCGCCAAGAAGCACCCGATGAAAAACATCGACGCTTTCGGGATTACCGCCACGGGCACCATCATGCGCTCTGAATTTGGTCTTGGTGCTTATGTCCCTGCAGTGAGCGACGAAGTCGAGCTCATGATCAGCGCGGAATTCCTTAAGGCTGAGTAA
- the lysA gene encoding diaminopimelate decarboxylase — protein MDHFAYVDGTLCAENVPLPEIARSVGTPFYVYSTATLRRHFDVFAEGFAGTDTLIAFAVKSLSNIAVLSLLGKRGAGADIVSGGELFRALKAGIPAERIVFSGVGKTEREIADALDAGIGQFNVEGEAELAVLSRVASEKGMTAPVSFRINPDVDAGTHDKISTGRKGDKFGVPRARTFDAYALAEKLPGIRVQGVAMHIGSQITSLAPFEAAARSAVELVGTLRGMGHDIRTLDLGGGLGIPYGRAAEPPPLPSDYAKLIRSVTDGTDIRVMLEPGRMIVGNAGLFVVSMLYAKDQETRTYAIVDGAMNDLIRPMLYGAHHEIMPVTEKDAAATNYDVAGPVCESTDLFARDVALQDPQPGDLLAFRTAGAYGAVSASQYNTRPLVPEVLVDGDRFHVIRRRPSYEDILSLETIPDLSDH, from the coding sequence GTGGACCATTTCGCTTATGTCGACGGCACGCTGTGTGCTGAAAATGTGCCGCTGCCGGAAATCGCACGGTCGGTGGGCACGCCATTCTATGTCTATAGCACGGCGACACTCCGCCGGCATTTCGATGTTTTTGCCGAAGGCTTCGCCGGGACAGACACGCTCATCGCCTTTGCGGTGAAAAGCCTGTCGAACATTGCGGTCCTGTCGTTGCTTGGCAAACGCGGCGCAGGTGCTGATATCGTCTCTGGTGGCGAATTATTCCGTGCCCTGAAGGCAGGCATTCCGGCAGAGCGGATCGTCTTTTCCGGGGTCGGCAAGACCGAGCGGGAGATCGCCGACGCCCTCGATGCCGGCATTGGCCAGTTCAATGTCGAGGGCGAAGCCGAGCTGGCGGTCCTGTCACGCGTGGCCAGTGAAAAGGGCATGACAGCCCCCGTTTCATTCCGGATCAATCCCGATGTGGACGCCGGTACGCACGACAAGATTTCGACCGGACGCAAGGGCGACAAGTTTGGTGTGCCCCGCGCCCGCACGTTCGATGCCTATGCTCTGGCTGAAAAACTGCCCGGCATCCGGGTCCAGGGCGTCGCCATGCATATCGGTTCGCAGATCACCTCTCTTGCGCCATTTGAGGCGGCGGCGCGGTCCGCTGTCGAACTGGTGGGGACGTTGCGCGGCATGGGACATGATATCCGCACGCTTGACCTGGGTGGTGGGCTCGGAATTCCTTATGGCCGGGCAGCAGAGCCGCCACCCCTGCCGTCGGATTATGCAAAACTGATCCGCAGCGTGACAGACGGTACGGATATCCGCGTCATGCTGGAGCCGGGGCGCATGATCGTCGGCAATGCAGGGCTGTTCGTGGTCTCCATGCTCTATGCCAAAGATCAGGAAACGCGCACCTACGCCATTGTCGACGGGGCGATGAACGATCTGATCCGTCCCATGCTGTACGGCGCCCATCATGAAATCATGCCGGTGACGGAAAAAGACGCAGCTGCGACCAATTACGACGTGGCCGGACCGGTCTGTGAATCAACCGATCTGTTCGCCAGAGACGTCGCTCTGCAGGATCCGCAGCCAGGTGATCTGTTGGCGTTCCGCACGGCGGGCGCTTATGGCGCTGTCTCAGCCTCTCAATACAATACGCGGCCTTTGGTGCCAGAGGTGCTGGTGGACGGCGACCGTTTCCACGTCATCCGAAGGCGGCCGAGCTACGAGGACATTCTGTCTCTCGAAACGATCCCGGATCTGTCTGATCACTGA
- the lptM gene encoding LPS translocon maturation chaperone LptM yields the protein MKAALILFVALAACLSGCGRKAPLDMPPPPVDARAAG from the coding sequence ATGAAAGCTGCCCTGATCCTTTTCGTCGCGCTTGCCGCCTGCCTTTCCGGCTGTGGCCGCAAGGCCCCGCTCGACATGCCGCCGCCGCCCGTAGACGCCCGAGCTGCAGGGTAG
- a CDS encoding RNA pyrophosphohydrolase has translation MKELPELSHYRPNIGICVLNKKGQVWLGQRVPPKNANRDQTYRWQLPQGGMDRGETPEQTARRELFEETGLRSARLLMMTPGWLVYDFPPDYRQRKGDKWQGQRQKWALMLFEGDDSEVDLQAEPPQEFCDWRWAELSEIADLIVPFKRGIYRAVVEAFTPMAQFIADQYRD, from the coding sequence ATGAAAGAGTTGCCGGAACTGTCGCACTACCGGCCAAATATTGGCATCTGCGTACTGAACAAGAAGGGCCAGGTCTGGCTGGGCCAGCGGGTGCCCCCTAAGAATGCCAATCGGGACCAGACCTATCGCTGGCAGCTGCCCCAGGGCGGCATGGACAGGGGGGAAACCCCTGAGCAGACAGCGCGGCGCGAACTGTTCGAGGAAACCGGCCTGCGCTCGGCGCGCCTGTTGATGATGACGCCGGGCTGGCTGGTCTATGACTTCCCGCCGGATTATCGCCAGCGCAAGGGGGATAAATGGCAAGGCCAGCGCCAGAAATGGGCGCTCATGCTGTTTGAGGGGGATGATAGCGAAGTCGACCTGCAGGCGGAGCCGCCCCAGGAATTCTGCGACTGGCGCTGGGCCGAGCTATCAGAAATTGCGGACCTGATCGTGCCGTTCAAGCGCGGCATCTACCGCGCGGTGGTCGAAGCCTTCACGCCCATGGCTCAATTCATCGCTGATCAGTATCGAGACTGA